From Rutidosis leptorrhynchoides isolate AG116_Rl617_1_P2 chromosome 3, CSIRO_AGI_Rlap_v1, whole genome shotgun sequence, a single genomic window includes:
- the LOC139897593 gene encoding uncharacterized protein isoform X3, producing the protein MIMFPSNHQQNLIKNSSLGGYGVSSCGYYDRLINKLSEKEVGGQDIMADDESRTEISNNNIDQEDVATTSISKDINIHQESINKNEDEDNDSGWLQLSLGIGHDAPSNRRFSENDQRSSVPRLIELDLLTTTGGSVSSSSSGGRGGDETRSLTLSASSRQQPNFQVPDLSTLGFFLQPAFDSAPTIAFTHNQRYENILMPIRPYPLTTLSSPSTSSPSLDQLPLASSQPLYFHHIPQIRMDLRVVDPPRRPNSGVWFILQASQNQIKEPYLPQVPKSYLRIKDGRTTIRLLIKYLVKKLKLHSEYERVINR; encoded by the exons ATGATCATGTTTCCTTCTAACCATCAACAAAATCTCATCAAGAATAGTAGTTTAGGTGGTTATGGTGTGTCATCTTGTGGTTATTATGACCGTTTGATTAACAAATTAAGCGAAAAAGAAGTCGGAGGACAGGATATTATGGCAGATGACGAATCTAGAACCgagattagtaataacaatatagatCAAGAAGACGTAGCAACAACGTCTATCTCCAAAGATATTAATATTCATCAAGAATCAATCAATAAAAATGAGGACGAAGATAATGATAGTGGGTGGCTTCAATTAAGTTTAGGAATTGGTCATGATGCGCCCTCCAATAGACGCTTTAGCGAAAATGACCAAAGATCATCGGTTCCTAGGTTAATCGAGCTTGATCTATTAACAACTACAGGCGGTAGCGTTAGTTCAAGTAGCAGTGGTGGTCGTGGTGGTGATGAGACTAGGTCTTTAACTTTATCAGCGTCTAGTCGGCAACAACCTAATTTTCAAGTTCCGGATCTTTCCACGCTTGGTTTCTTTTTGCAACCGGCCTTTGATTCAGCGCCCACAATAGCTTTTACTCATAATCAACGATACGAAAATATTCTCATGCCAATTAGGCCTTACCCACTAACCACGCTTTCATCACCTTCAACGTCTTCGCCTTCCCTAGACCAACTTCCTTTAGCTTCTAGTCAACCCCTTTATTTTCATCACATACCGCAAATCCGGATGGACTTGAGAGTGGTGGATCCACCTCGAAGACCTAATTCCGGTGTTTGGTTTATTCTTCAAGCATCTCAAAACCA AATAAAAGAACCGTATTTGCCTCAAGTACCAAAGAGTTACCTTAGAATCAA GGATGGAAGGACTACAATTCGGTTGTTAATCAAGTATTTGGTTAAAAAGCTCAAACTTCATAGCGAATACGAG
- the LOC139897593 gene encoding uncharacterized protein isoform X2, with the protein MIMFPSNHQQNLIKNSSLGGYGVSSCGYYDRLINKLSEKEVGGQDIMADDESRTEISNNNIDQEDVATTSISKDINIHQESINKNEDEDNDSGWLQLSLGIGHDAPSNRRFSENDQRSSVPRLIELDLLTTTGGSVSSSSSGGRGGDETRSLTLSASSRQQPNFQVPDLSTLGFFLQPAFDSAPTIAFTHNQRYENILMPIRPYPLTTLSSPSTSSPSLDQLPLASSQPLYFHHIPQIRMDLRVVDPPRRPNSGVWFILQASQNQIKEPYLPQVPKSYLRIKDGRTTIRLLIKYLVKKLKLHSEYEVQFSL; encoded by the exons ATGATCATGTTTCCTTCTAACCATCAACAAAATCTCATCAAGAATAGTAGTTTAGGTGGTTATGGTGTGTCATCTTGTGGTTATTATGACCGTTTGATTAACAAATTAAGCGAAAAAGAAGTCGGAGGACAGGATATTATGGCAGATGACGAATCTAGAACCgagattagtaataacaatatagatCAAGAAGACGTAGCAACAACGTCTATCTCCAAAGATATTAATATTCATCAAGAATCAATCAATAAAAATGAGGACGAAGATAATGATAGTGGGTGGCTTCAATTAAGTTTAGGAATTGGTCATGATGCGCCCTCCAATAGACGCTTTAGCGAAAATGACCAAAGATCATCGGTTCCTAGGTTAATCGAGCTTGATCTATTAACAACTACAGGCGGTAGCGTTAGTTCAAGTAGCAGTGGTGGTCGTGGTGGTGATGAGACTAGGTCTTTAACTTTATCAGCGTCTAGTCGGCAACAACCTAATTTTCAAGTTCCGGATCTTTCCACGCTTGGTTTCTTTTTGCAACCGGCCTTTGATTCAGCGCCCACAATAGCTTTTACTCATAATCAACGATACGAAAATATTCTCATGCCAATTAGGCCTTACCCACTAACCACGCTTTCATCACCTTCAACGTCTTCGCCTTCCCTAGACCAACTTCCTTTAGCTTCTAGTCAACCCCTTTATTTTCATCACATACCGCAAATCCGGATGGACTTGAGAGTGGTGGATCCACCTCGAAGACCTAATTCCGGTGTTTGGTTTATTCTTCAAGCATCTCAAAACCA AATAAAAGAACCGTATTTGCCTCAAGTACCAAAGAGTTACCTTAGAATCAA GGATGGAAGGACTACAATTCGGTTGTTAATCAAGTATTTGGTTAAAAAGCTCAAACTTCATAGCGAATACGAG